The Coregonus clupeaformis isolate EN_2021a chromosome 6, ASM2061545v1, whole genome shotgun sequence genome has a segment encoding these proteins:
- the irs1 gene encoding insulin receptor substrate 1-B isoform X2 — protein sequence MASPTTEQQGCFSDVRKVGYLRKPKSMHKRFFVLRAASAAGPSRLEYYENEKKWRHKSGVPKRSIPLESCFNINKRADSKNKYLVALYTKDEYFSIAADSEQEQDRWHQALVDLHNKGKVHNAAVGGSGMAEENYGETMPGPAFKEVWQVILKPKGLGHTKNLIGIYRLCLTNKTISFVKLNSDAAAVVLQLMNIRRCGHSENFFFIEVGRSAVTGPGEFWMQVDDSVVAQNMHETILEAMKAMSEEFRPRSKSHSSSNCSNPISVPLRRHHHNNLPPSQVGLGRRSRAESVTATSPAGPGKHSHSFRVRASSDGEGTMSRPASVDGSPCVARTQSHRHRGASRLHPPLNHSRSIPMPSSRCSPSAISPVSLSSSSTSGHGSTSDCLYPRRSSASISGSPIDGGFISSDEYGSSPCDFRSSFRSVTPESLGHTPPAREEELNNYICMAKPATLPGGHCGCSPHPHRTPSHLDELELEKCFRKRTHSLSTSPPTVCHQKTPSQSSTVSLEEYTVMQPAYSSCSRASSYRHSAFMPTHSYPEEGIDIPLEDNRVSQKDDGYMPMTPGVAPATGKSADYMPMSPKSVSAPQQINSRQHPRMDSNGYMMMSPSGSCSPDTTNYGQIWSNGVNPKLSVESTEEKLSSCGDYMNMSPASCSMISTPPDCYFNLVEEPHKSMYAYFSLPRSFKHSHRKLDQNPLRLSLSSGRLAFGDSSSSSTSSDSLGGQGHSGQPVVKPKRADVDSRLARPTSLSLEGNKASTLPRARECPFPAEPKSPGEYVNIVFNDKAFSASLATLFSPVFPGSGPERPAEISSDYMNMHLGAQGRGIPCWAAKPPASCTDGYAIVAPAAPSSVIHCENLCRRDYSSTQTDYSNTEMILNAPVSAIDVTPFSVSPPSQDLSVLGAGPSAVHLGLMGPLSGLSAFTRVNSSSIWNQGAKVIRADQQGRRRHSSETFSSTGAPVSAASSSVGEVKRHSSASFENVWLKPGESPLSANGRRESPPGPSSNGQNQNRLNYIDLDLARDQNLPEWSSLQARARDMQGGSAPEDLRAYASIRFQKADESRMNPAHREE from the coding sequence ATGGCTAGCCCAACTACAGAGCAGCAGGGTTGTTTTTCGGATGTAAGAAAGGTGGGTTATTTAAGGAAACCCAAAAGTATGCACAAGAGGTTTTTTGTCCTGCGGGCTGCTAGTGCTGCAGGACCCTCCCGGTTGGAGTACTACGAAAACGAGAAAAAATGGAGACACAAGTCTGGGGTGCCTAAAAGGTCAATCCCGCTGGAGAGCTGCTTCAACATAAATAAAAGAGCAGATTCCAAAAACAAATACCTGGTGGCTCTTTACACCAAGGACGAGTATTTCTCTATTGCAGCGGACAGCGAGCAGGAACAAGACAGGTGGCACCAAGCACTAGTGGACCTACACAACAAAGGTAAAGTTCACAATGCTGCTGTTGGTGGCAGTGGGATGGCAGAGGAGAATTATGGCGAAACCATGCCAGGACCTGCCTTTAAAGAAGTCTGGCAAGTTATTTTGAAACCAAAGGGCCTGGGACACACCAAAAACTTAATTGGGATTTACAGATTGTGCCTAACAAATAAAACCATCAGCTTCGTAAAATTGAACTCTGACGCAGCGGCGGTCGTGCTGCAATTAATGAATATAAGGAGATGCGGTCATTCAGAGAATTTCTTTTTCATTGAAGTGGGAAGATCCGCAGTCACAGGACCGGGGGAATTTTGGATGCAAGTGGACGACTCTGTCGTGGCTCAAAATATGCATGAAACCATCCTGGAGGCGATGAAAGCGATGAGCGAGGAATTTCGTCCCAGGAGCAAAAGCCATTCCTCGTCAAACTGCTCCAACCCAATCTCTGTGCCTTTGAGAAGGCATCACCACAACAACCTGCCCCCTAGCCAAGTGGGACTGGGAAGGAGGTCCCGGGCTGAGAGTGTGACGGCCACATCGCCTGCTGGCCCGGGAAAGCACAGTCATTCATTCAGAGTGAGAGCCTCTAGTGATGGGGAGGGAACCATGTCCAGACCAGCCTCAGTGGATGGTAGCCCCTGTGTTGCCAGGACACAGTCTCACAGACACAGAGGCGCCTCccgcctccaccctcccctcaaccACAGCAGGTCTATCCCCATGCCCTCCTCGCGCTGCTCCCCCTCAGCAATCAGCCCAGTTAGCCTGTCCTCCAGCAGCACGAGCGGGCACGGCTCCACTTCAGACTGTCTCTACCCCCGCCGCTCCAGTGCCTCCATATCTGGCTCTCCTATTGATGGGGGATTCATTTCCTCTGATGAGTATGGATCCAGCCCCTGTGACTTCAGGAGCTCCTTCCGCAGTGTCACCCCTGAATCCTTGGGTCACACACCCCCCGCCAGGGAGGAAGAACTCAATAACTACATCTGCATGGCCAAGCCTGCAACTCTTCCTGGGGGCCACTGTGGCTGCAGCCCCCACCCCCACCGTACGCCATCCCACCTGGACGAGCTTGAGCTGGAGAAGTGCTTCAGGAAACGGACACACTCCTTGAGCACGTCTCCCCCGACAGTGTGCCACCAGAAgaccccctctcagtcctccacAGTATCGCTGGAGGAGTACACAGTGATGCAGCCTGCATACTCGTCATGCAGCCGAGCATCCAGCTACAGGCACTCTGCCTTCATGCCCACACACTCATACCCAGAGGAGGGCATAGACATCCCCTTAGAGGACAACAGGGTGAGCCAAAAAGATGATGGCTACATGCCCATGACCCCAGGTGTGGCACCTGCCACAGGTAAGAGTGCCGACTACATGCCCATGAGCCCCAAAAGTGTGTCGGCCCCACAGCAGATCAACTCCCGCCAGCACCCCAGAATGGACTCCAATGGGTACATGATGATGTCACCCAGCGGGAGCTGCTCACCAGACACCACAAACTATGGTCAAATCTGGTCCAATGGGGTCAACCCTAAGCTGTCTGTCGAGAGCACGGAGGAGAAGTTGTCGTCGTGCGGGGATTACATGAACATGTCGCCGGCCAGCTGCTCCATGATCAGCACGCCGCCAGACTGCTACTTCAACCTGGTGGAGGAGCCGCACAAGTCCATGTATGCCTACTTTTCCTTGCCTCGCTCCTTCAAACACAGCCACAGGAAGCTGGACCAGAACCCCCTGCGCCTCTCGCTCAGCTCTGGACGCCTGGCCTTCGGggactcctcttcctcctccacgaGCAGCGACAGTCTGGGGGGACAGGGCCACAGTGGTCAGCCTGTGGTCAAGCCCAAAAGAGCTGATGTGGACAGCAGGCTGGCCAGGCCCACGAGCCTCTCTCTGGAGGGCAACAAAGCCAGCACCCTGCCTCGCGCCCGTGAGTGCCCCTTCCCCGCAGAGCCCAAGAGCCCCGGGGAGTATGTCAACATAGTGTTCAACGACAAGGCCTTCTCAGCTAGTTTGGCCACTCTCTTCTCCCCCGTGTTCCCAGGGAGTGGCCCAGAGAGGCCAGCAGAGATTTCCTCTGACTACATGAACATGCACCTGGGTGCTCAGGGCAGGGGCATTCCCTGCTGGGCAGCCAAACCCCCAGCCTCCTGCACAGATGGCTATGCTATAGTGGCCCCTGCGGCTCCCTCCTCTGTGATCCACTGTGAGAACCTCTGTAGACGGGACTACAGCAGCACACAGACTGACTACTCCAACACAGAGATGATTCTGAATGCTCCGGTGTCAGCCATTGATGTCACCCCCTTCTCCGTGTCCCCTCCCAGCCAGGACCTGTCTGTGCTGGGCGCAGGTCCCAGTGCCGTGCATTTGGGACTAATGGGCCCTCTCTCTGGGCTGAGTGCTTTCACTAGGGTTAACTCCAGCTCCATCTGGAACCAGGGAGCTAAAGTGATCCGCGCCGACCAGCAGGGTCGGCGCCGGCACAGCTCCGAGACCTTCTCCTCCACGGGAGCCCCGGTCAGCGCCGCCTCATCCTCCGTTGGGGAAGTGAAACGTCACAGCTCCGCCTCTTTCGAGAATGTGTGGCTGAAACCGGGAGAATCCCCATTATCTGCCaacgggaggagagagagcccgcCAGGGCCCAGCTCTAACGGTCAAAACCAGAACAGGCTGAACTACATCGACCTGGACCTGGCTCGGGACCAGAACCTCCCAGAGTGGAGTTCCCTCCAGGCCAGAGCCAGGGACATGCAAGGTGGCAGTGCCCCAGAGGACCTGCGCGCCTATGCCAGCATTCGTTTTCAGAAAGCAGACGAGTCAAGGATGAACCCCGCTCACAGAGAAG
- the irs1 gene encoding insulin receptor substrate 1-B isoform X1 — MASPTTEQQGCFSDVRKVGYLRKPKSMHKRFFVLRAASAAGPSRLEYYENEKKWRHKSGVPKRSIPLESCFNINKRADSKNKYLVALYTKDEYFSIAADSEQEQDRWHQALVDLHNKGKVHNAAVGGSGMAEENYGETMPGPAFKEVWQVILKPKGLGHTKNLIGIYRLCLTNKTISFVKLNSDAAAVVLQLMNIRRCGHSENFFFIEVGRSAVTGPGEFWMQVDDSVVAQNMHETILEAMKAMSEEFRPRSKSHSSSNCSNPISVPLRRHHHNNLPPSQVGLGRRSRAESVTATSPAGPGKHSHSFRVRASSDGEGTMSRPASVDGSPCVARTQSHRHRGASRLHPPLNHSRSIPMPSSRCSPSAISPVSLSSSSTSGHGSTSDCLYPRRSSASISGSPIDGGFISSDEYGSSPCDFRSSFRSVTPESLGHTPPAREEELNNYICMAKPATLPGGHCGCSPHPHRTPSHLDELELEKCFRKRTHSLSTSPPTVCHQKTPSQSSTVSLEEYTVMQPAYSSCSRASSYRHSAFMPTHSYPEEGIDIPLEDNRVSQKDDGYMPMTPGVAPATGKSADYMPMSPKSVSAPQQINSRQHPRMDSNGYMMMSPSGSCSPDTTNYGQIWSNGVNPKLSVESTEEKLSSCGDYMNMSPASCSMISTPPDCYFNLVEEPHKSMYAYFSLPRSFKHSHRKLDQNPLRLSLSSGRLAFGDSSSSSTSSDSLGGQGHSGQPVVKPKRADVDSRLARPTSLSLEGNKASTLPRARECPFPAEPKSPGEYVNIVFNDKAFSASLATLFSPVFPGSGPERPAEISSDYMNMHLGAQGRGIPCWAAKPPASCTDGYAIVAPAAPSSVIHCENLCRRDYSSTQTDYSNTEMILNAPVSAIDVTPFSVSPPSQDLSVLGAGPSAVHLGLMGPLSGLSAFTRVNSSSIWNQGAKVIRADQQGRRRHSSETFSSTGAPVSAASSSVGEVKRHSSASFENVWLKPGESPLSANGRRESPPGPSSNGQNQNRLNYIDLDLARDQNLPEWSSLQARARDMQGGSAPEDLRAYASIRFQKADESRMNPAHREVVNSSILHLFKRRTWILQSDPLAVSTSTPTPPGHPDV, encoded by the coding sequence ATGGCTAGCCCAACTACAGAGCAGCAGGGTTGTTTTTCGGATGTAAGAAAGGTGGGTTATTTAAGGAAACCCAAAAGTATGCACAAGAGGTTTTTTGTCCTGCGGGCTGCTAGTGCTGCAGGACCCTCCCGGTTGGAGTACTACGAAAACGAGAAAAAATGGAGACACAAGTCTGGGGTGCCTAAAAGGTCAATCCCGCTGGAGAGCTGCTTCAACATAAATAAAAGAGCAGATTCCAAAAACAAATACCTGGTGGCTCTTTACACCAAGGACGAGTATTTCTCTATTGCAGCGGACAGCGAGCAGGAACAAGACAGGTGGCACCAAGCACTAGTGGACCTACACAACAAAGGTAAAGTTCACAATGCTGCTGTTGGTGGCAGTGGGATGGCAGAGGAGAATTATGGCGAAACCATGCCAGGACCTGCCTTTAAAGAAGTCTGGCAAGTTATTTTGAAACCAAAGGGCCTGGGACACACCAAAAACTTAATTGGGATTTACAGATTGTGCCTAACAAATAAAACCATCAGCTTCGTAAAATTGAACTCTGACGCAGCGGCGGTCGTGCTGCAATTAATGAATATAAGGAGATGCGGTCATTCAGAGAATTTCTTTTTCATTGAAGTGGGAAGATCCGCAGTCACAGGACCGGGGGAATTTTGGATGCAAGTGGACGACTCTGTCGTGGCTCAAAATATGCATGAAACCATCCTGGAGGCGATGAAAGCGATGAGCGAGGAATTTCGTCCCAGGAGCAAAAGCCATTCCTCGTCAAACTGCTCCAACCCAATCTCTGTGCCTTTGAGAAGGCATCACCACAACAACCTGCCCCCTAGCCAAGTGGGACTGGGAAGGAGGTCCCGGGCTGAGAGTGTGACGGCCACATCGCCTGCTGGCCCGGGAAAGCACAGTCATTCATTCAGAGTGAGAGCCTCTAGTGATGGGGAGGGAACCATGTCCAGACCAGCCTCAGTGGATGGTAGCCCCTGTGTTGCCAGGACACAGTCTCACAGACACAGAGGCGCCTCccgcctccaccctcccctcaaccACAGCAGGTCTATCCCCATGCCCTCCTCGCGCTGCTCCCCCTCAGCAATCAGCCCAGTTAGCCTGTCCTCCAGCAGCACGAGCGGGCACGGCTCCACTTCAGACTGTCTCTACCCCCGCCGCTCCAGTGCCTCCATATCTGGCTCTCCTATTGATGGGGGATTCATTTCCTCTGATGAGTATGGATCCAGCCCCTGTGACTTCAGGAGCTCCTTCCGCAGTGTCACCCCTGAATCCTTGGGTCACACACCCCCCGCCAGGGAGGAAGAACTCAATAACTACATCTGCATGGCCAAGCCTGCAACTCTTCCTGGGGGCCACTGTGGCTGCAGCCCCCACCCCCACCGTACGCCATCCCACCTGGACGAGCTTGAGCTGGAGAAGTGCTTCAGGAAACGGACACACTCCTTGAGCACGTCTCCCCCGACAGTGTGCCACCAGAAgaccccctctcagtcctccacAGTATCGCTGGAGGAGTACACAGTGATGCAGCCTGCATACTCGTCATGCAGCCGAGCATCCAGCTACAGGCACTCTGCCTTCATGCCCACACACTCATACCCAGAGGAGGGCATAGACATCCCCTTAGAGGACAACAGGGTGAGCCAAAAAGATGATGGCTACATGCCCATGACCCCAGGTGTGGCACCTGCCACAGGTAAGAGTGCCGACTACATGCCCATGAGCCCCAAAAGTGTGTCGGCCCCACAGCAGATCAACTCCCGCCAGCACCCCAGAATGGACTCCAATGGGTACATGATGATGTCACCCAGCGGGAGCTGCTCACCAGACACCACAAACTATGGTCAAATCTGGTCCAATGGGGTCAACCCTAAGCTGTCTGTCGAGAGCACGGAGGAGAAGTTGTCGTCGTGCGGGGATTACATGAACATGTCGCCGGCCAGCTGCTCCATGATCAGCACGCCGCCAGACTGCTACTTCAACCTGGTGGAGGAGCCGCACAAGTCCATGTATGCCTACTTTTCCTTGCCTCGCTCCTTCAAACACAGCCACAGGAAGCTGGACCAGAACCCCCTGCGCCTCTCGCTCAGCTCTGGACGCCTGGCCTTCGGggactcctcttcctcctccacgaGCAGCGACAGTCTGGGGGGACAGGGCCACAGTGGTCAGCCTGTGGTCAAGCCCAAAAGAGCTGATGTGGACAGCAGGCTGGCCAGGCCCACGAGCCTCTCTCTGGAGGGCAACAAAGCCAGCACCCTGCCTCGCGCCCGTGAGTGCCCCTTCCCCGCAGAGCCCAAGAGCCCCGGGGAGTATGTCAACATAGTGTTCAACGACAAGGCCTTCTCAGCTAGTTTGGCCACTCTCTTCTCCCCCGTGTTCCCAGGGAGTGGCCCAGAGAGGCCAGCAGAGATTTCCTCTGACTACATGAACATGCACCTGGGTGCTCAGGGCAGGGGCATTCCCTGCTGGGCAGCCAAACCCCCAGCCTCCTGCACAGATGGCTATGCTATAGTGGCCCCTGCGGCTCCCTCCTCTGTGATCCACTGTGAGAACCTCTGTAGACGGGACTACAGCAGCACACAGACTGACTACTCCAACACAGAGATGATTCTGAATGCTCCGGTGTCAGCCATTGATGTCACCCCCTTCTCCGTGTCCCCTCCCAGCCAGGACCTGTCTGTGCTGGGCGCAGGTCCCAGTGCCGTGCATTTGGGACTAATGGGCCCTCTCTCTGGGCTGAGTGCTTTCACTAGGGTTAACTCCAGCTCCATCTGGAACCAGGGAGCTAAAGTGATCCGCGCCGACCAGCAGGGTCGGCGCCGGCACAGCTCCGAGACCTTCTCCTCCACGGGAGCCCCGGTCAGCGCCGCCTCATCCTCCGTTGGGGAAGTGAAACGTCACAGCTCCGCCTCTTTCGAGAATGTGTGGCTGAAACCGGGAGAATCCCCATTATCTGCCaacgggaggagagagagcccgcCAGGGCCCAGCTCTAACGGTCAAAACCAGAACAGGCTGAACTACATCGACCTGGACCTGGCTCGGGACCAGAACCTCCCAGAGTGGAGTTCCCTCCAGGCCAGAGCCAGGGACATGCAAGGTGGCAGTGCCCCAGAGGACCTGCGCGCCTATGCCAGCATTCGTTTTCAGAAAGCAGACGAGTCAAGGATGAACCCCGCTCACAGAGAAG